The genomic interval CACTACAGTTCATTAATCTTTTGATGAGACCTAAAGTTCCAACTCAATGGGAAAGGTGGATCTGCCCAAAAGtttgcaatttttttatttaaaaagaaacagcTTTCTTCTGAAGCAAAAAAGCAAAGTACAAGGAAGCAGACATGGAGTCCACTTTAGAAAACTAAAGAAGACAGCAAAGATATCTGTTAATGCTAACCCAAAGCTTAGGCTTTTGGGGCTTTGACTACAACCGTTTGCCAGTTAAGAATAATGGAAGAAATATTATAGTTTACAAATTCCTTACTATTAGAACACCTTGTATTAGAAGTTAGAAGACTGTGAATTATTATATAACATGTTGAGGACTCATTCAATTCGGAATTTGATGATAAAATGCTAAACATTATTCAACCAAAAACTGTTCCTACTCTTACATCATCTGAGATGAGAAGTATGCACATGATGCCCCTTTAATTTGCATGTTTCCATATCATCTTTCTATTCTCGCCCGTTTTATATTTACTCAATTCTATAGCATTATTCTTACTACCTAGTACTTCTTCCTATTAATTGCATCAATACTGGGCCATGGTACAATACACTCTTCTATCTTCCACCAATCTTATTTCCCCTCAAACCATAATTTAGAACTGTGCACTATACTACACATCCATAAGCCTTAGCACCCAATAGTTGACAACGATAGTATGGAAAACAATACAACTTGTGATACGACAACATTCTCAAGGTTATAACCATGAATGAGTCCAGAATACACTCACTCTCTTTTTCAGCCAGCACCATACTCTGAATTTCTGAACGATGTGGACACCGATTAACCATACATGATCCAAAACCTTGAAGAAATCAGAGCACGACAGAATAAATACAGCACGCACCATCAAGCAATCATGGTTAGAGAACAGACATGACTCATTTCACTACATCACCATACCTGCTTATGTACAGGAATCAGAAGGCTATCTTTCCCTTCATTGACCAGGGAATCGTCCAACACAATCTTGAATaataatgcaaaaaaaaaaaaacattaaacgAAGATCCTAGCTTTATCACCACACACTTTGACCATCAAATCGGCACAGTACATAAAAATACATTTTGATTTGTCGAATTCTTGAGCAATATCCATTCGTTTTCTAAACTAAAACTTATGTTTCTGTATTTGTACAATCCGGCTAAAATCAGATAGACCTAGTAATCGGAGTAGCTCTTCACTCGGTGGATGTCTCTTAATTAACACTAAACACTTGATCAATTAAGCACGAGCCGATAAGCACAACTCTAACACGCATCAATTCGAATAGATGAAGAAATAGGGGGAGATGTACCTGGAGCTTGTAAATTTGGCAACCGGAGGCGACGTAGGCCCAGCAAGAAGAGCCGTCCTCGCTGACCTGACAAAGAATTGAACAGAATTGAGCAATGAGAGCGTCAGGGTTAGGGTTTGGAGAGAGGAGGAGAGTTTTACATGGAGAGCGAGGCGAGTGGATTGGAGGTTAGCCGGAGAAGGATGGTCGCGGCACCGACACTCTGCTCAAGCTCTTGGCTCTCAGCATTCTCTAATATTCTGGAAATTGGAGAGGGTTTGAATGCGCGCGAATTCGAATAACGGCTACAACTATCTCTGGGGTTCTAGCACTTTCTGGGTGCTCTTGGAGATTTAAGGCTAGGCTTTTTATATAGCGGGTGCCGAGTGACCCGAGTCAggtttatttctctttttcttttttttctttttactttttttcgATTTATCGCTTTAAAACTACTAAAATGCAAAGTCAGCAAATGAATATCATCCCTGCTGCAGACATCACTAACTTTTAATGATTACGAATCGTTCGAAGGACATCCCTTATAATTTCGGGAGCTATGACAAATCAAGACTAGATATCACTATATATTATGTCAAGCAAAAATAGCTAATAGATGAGTCGTATGATACTGGCTTCTTTTGACATGTACCGCACTTGGTATgctgaaatatggtgaagcaTGTCTATAATTTCTTGCAAAATCACACTCACAGTAGAGTAGTCTGGTGCCCAGTCCTCAATTGCTGATTTGCTTCAACAAGAATGGCACAATCTGTTTCGAAACAGACGTTGTGGTACCTTAAACTTTGAGCTGGTTGGATACCTTCCTTGAGGGCCTGCATCTCAGCATGAAAAGGTGATGTTAATTGTGGTTGAGGACGAGCACAACATGCTTTAAATTCTCCAAGTTCATAACGCTCCACACAATCAGCACCACCCTTATGAGCCGACTCAGCTATATAACCACCGTCGATGTTCATTTTAATACATCCAGCCTCAAGATTCTTCCGAGTGACCTGATGATGCTGTGGCTTGGGAGGTGTAGCATTATGCTTTGAATGAAAATTACAATAAAAATGACCATTTAATACTAATTTGGCTCCCTCCCATttaaatgacaaaattcaaaatgtgaTAAATCAACTCTAAGGGTATCAAATACTATTTGATACGACCCGAATTTTTTACAATTCGTCGCGattatagttttatttttttctcgaAACGAGAGTCGAACTAAGTAtgacgactctaaaagttgactttttgatACATAAGATTTTCGGGAACACGCGGCACACCTAAAttggagttcgtatgaagaggTTACAAATCAAAAAGCATTTGGTCATTTTTAGAATTTAGTATAAATAAGGGgtgaaaatcagaaaaatcgACGATTTTTGAAAATCCCCCTTCGCGCCACTATTCACCCAACCCCAACTCTTCCTCTGAATCGCCGTCGATGTAGCACCGCCGTCCGGCCGATCTGGGCTGCCGCATCGGTCGCATGCTGGAGCTTGGGAGGTCTCCGTTCGATCTGGGTAGGTGGCGATATCCCTAGTTCCGCCGTCCGAGATAAACGACGCCGAGAAGCTCCATTGCTGCCGATCCTCTTTTCATCAGAACTCACTCCTTCGGCCGCCGTATGATGAAGAGTCATCCATTGATACATGTGGTACTACCGTTCCAAATGCTCAAGAATTGAAGGATTATAATTTAGCAAGAGACATGTCAAAGAGGGTCATAAAGAGACCTATCAGGTTCGAATAAAAAATAGAGCTCTTAGCATTGAAAATCTTTTAGTTGGCTGTGTTTTGCTGGGAACTTGTTCTCagtctttttttctctttactATCTTTAGTTCCTTAATATAGTTCAGTTGTAGAGAAGAGAAGAGCAGTTTTTGGAGACATCATTTGAATGAAATAGCAAATCTGGTAACATTGTTCCATAGTTGGTTGTGTTCTTTGTTCACTTTCTTATTCTCAAATAGGTTTATCCTTCATcagctggtatcagagccgcaAGGCTTGGGACCCAGAACAACATGATGGTTCGTGGTGGACACCGTGGTGGGCGCGGAAATCAGCGACGTAACCCCCGCAACATTGAGAATGAGGAACTCAGGAGGCAAGTCCAGCAACTAACAGAGCGTTTGCAGCGCTTTGAAGCCCGGAGTCGTGAGGAGGACGATTCAGACTCTGACGACGACATCGAAAATCCCTTTCACTTTCGTGCTCCGCCCGAAGAACCAGGTGGTGAGGGCATGTATGATCGTACTGGTCAATTTGATATGAAGGTGGAGATTCCCGAACTTGAAGGGAAGATCAAACCAGAGGAGTTTGTCGATTGGCTTAATACTGTGGAAAGAGTCTTTGACTACAAAGAGATGCCAGACCACCGGAAAGTGAAGCTTGTTGCTGtcaagttaacaaaaaaatgcatcaGCTTGGTGGGAGCAATTTAATATGAGAAGGTTGAGGATGGGAAAATCAAGAATTACTACAtgggagaagatgaagaaggcaGTAAGAGAAAAGTTTTTAGCTGACAATTATCTTTAAGAATGGTTCTCAAATTTGTACAATTATTCACAGGGAAGTAAATTTGTGAATGAGTATACTGAGGAATTTGATTTGTTCATGATTTGTTATGGTATTGACGAACCGGAGGAGCAAACCATTGCTCGTTACTTGGGCGAGTTGCGAAAAGAGATTCAAGATGTTGTAACTTTGCAGGCATATTGGTCTTATGATGATGTTTACAAGCTTTTAGTCAAAGTAGAGAAGCAAATGAAGCAGAAGGCAAATCGTACAGTCGAGGGATTTGGTAATCGCAACCCCATTCGAAAAGAACAATCTTCGGAGTCTGCTCGAAAATAGAAAAGCAAAGTCTAAGGCTTTTTTAGAAGGGGTCTAGCAGTTCTAGCTCTAATCGACCAACCGGTTCAAGCAACATAGTGGTGAAGTGCTTCAAGTGTTCAGGTTTGGGACATGTGCAAGCTGATTGCCCAAATATAAGCTTTGTTAACTACACAGAAGAGACTTTATCTTGGGAAGACTCAGTGAATGATGATGACACTCCTATATATGATGAATACAAAGATGATGATAAAGGTGTAACATGGAGTGATAAAGGGGAAGCTCTAGTCATTAGACGAAGCATGAACAATTCAAAGATTGAGAACCATGATTGGTTGCACCATAGCATTTTTCATATTAGGTGTACTGCCAGTGGGAAGGTCTGCAATGTCATAATTGATGGTGGAAGTTGTGAAAATGTTATGTCACAAGAAATGGTTGACAAGCTAAAGCTGAAGGTTGAGAAGCGCCCAACTTCTTACAAGCTTGCCTGGTTCAAGAAAGGCAGTGAGGTAAATGTTGATAAGTGTTGTctaatttcattttctattgGTAAATCATACCAAGATGAAGCATGGTGCGATGTAGTACCCATGGATGCGTGTCATTTACTACTGGGACGGCCATGGCAGTATGATCGAAAAGCTATTCATGACGGATACAAAAACACTTACACCTTTGTCAAAGATGGGGTGAAAGTGATTTTGGGGCCATCAAGGAGTGAGGCAGTAGCCAAAAGCAATGCACAGGGGAAAACTACCTTCCTTAGCATGGCAGAATTTATGGAGGAAATGCAGATGGAGACTAATGTATACACACTAGTGGTACATGAGGTGAATGTTGGAAGTCCAATTCCGCAGtaactttagcctttgttcaaCGACTTTTATGATGTTATTCCTGAGGAACTTCCAATTGGTTTGCCACCTATGAGGGATACTGAACACCAAATTGACTTCATTCCGGGATCTAATTTACCCAACAAAGCTGCTTACCGAATGAGTCCTACTGAGCATCATGAGTTGCAAAGGCAAGTCAGGGAGTTAGTGGAGAAAGGTCTAATCCGAGAGAGCATGAGTCCTTGTGTTGTCTCAGCTCTTTTGAATCCAATGAAAGACGGGACTTTGAGGATGTGTGTGGACAACAGAGCTATTAATAAGATCACCATAAGGTACCGGTTTCCAATTCCTCGTCCGGATGATTTGTTTGATATGCTAAGTGGCTCTAAGGTGTTTTCCAAGATTGATCTTCGAAATGGGTACCATCAGATTAGAGTGAGACCTGAAGATGAATGGAAGACATCCTTCAAGACTAGAGATGGGTTGTATGAGTGGCTTGTCATGCCTTTTGGGTTATCAAATGCTCCAAGTACTTTCATGCGCCTTATGGTTCACATACTTCAACATTTGATTGGTTAGTGTGGttgtttaatttgatgataTTTTGGTGTACAGTTTAAATGAAGAGCAGCATATTGAACACCTCAGGCAAGTGTTGCAAGTTCTGCGAGAACAAAAGTTGTACGATTTgaagaagtgtgagttcttaACTGATATATTGGTGTTCTTGGGTTATGTTGTTTCAAAAGAGGGGATTAAGGTTGATCCAAGCAAGGTGGAGGCTAATCGTAATTGGCCAACTCATGTTAATACTCATGAGGTACGAAGCTTTCATGGTTTAGCTTctttttacaagagttttatCTCAAATTGTAGCTCAATCATAACTCCCCTCACTGATTTACTGAAGAAAGGTGAGTTTGACTGGAATAAGGAGGATGCGAAAGCTTTGAGTTAGTGAAGCAAAAAATGAATGCGGCCCCTATGTTGGCAATGCCATATTTTGAGAAAATATTTTCATTAGATTGTGATGCTTCTCACAAGAGGATAAGAGCTGTTCTAAGCCAAGATGGAAAGCCAATTCCATTCTTTAGTGAAAAGCTCAATGACACAAAGTGACGCTACTCAACTTATGATGTGGAGTTCTATGCAATTGTTCAAGCCTTGCGACATTGGCGCcattatttgattcacaagGAGCTCATTTTATTCTCATATCATGAGGCTTTGAAGTATATTAACGGTCAACACAAATTGAATGCGAGACATGCAAAATGGGTGGCTTATTTGCAGGAGTTCACTTTTTCGATTTGGCACAGATCTGGCATCCAAAACAAAGTTGTTGATACATTGAGTAGAAGGTCAGCCTTGTTTAGTACCATGCAGGCCTCTGTTATCGAGTTTGAAGTTCTAAAAGATCAATATGAAGACGATCCTGACTTTGGGCAGATTGAGAGATTGTCTAGAAGGAAAGCCATCTAAGTTCTTGTTGCATGAAGGGTACTTGTTTTATGGCAGCCGCTTGTGCATACCAACTTGTTCTTTACATTCAGTTATTATATCTTAATTGCATGGTAGAGGCCTCGGTGGACAGTTTGGGCGTGACAAAACTTTGGGGCTAGTGGTTGAGAAGTTTTATTGGCCTAGAATGTGTCGGGATGTTACTAAGCATGTGGAGAGATGCCGAGAATGTCATGTAGCCAAGAGTAAGTTCCAAAATACAGGTTTTATACTCCTCTACCAGTTCTTGAATCACCTTGGGAAGATGTATCTATGGACTTTGTGTTGGGGCTACCAAAGACAAGATGGGGAGTTGATTCTATTTTTGTGGTAGTAGACATGTTTTCCAAGATGACACATTTTCTCCCTTGCACCAAAATCTTTGATGCAACTCATGTGGCTCAACTGTATTTTAAGAAGGTTGTCAAGCTTCATGGGGTGCCAAAGTCTATTATGTCTGATCATGATCCGAAGTTTGTTAGCCATTTTTGGAGGACATTGTGGCGCAAAATGGGGACTCGTCTACAATGAAGTAGTTCTCATCACCCTCAAACAGATGGTCAGACGGAAGTAGTAAATCGGTCTCTTGGCAATTTGTTAAGAAGCATTGTTGGAGACGAAAAACATAATTAGGACCTTATCTTGTCACAAGCTGAGTTTGCATACAACAAGTCTATGGATAGGTCAACAGAGAAGTGTCCTTTTGAGATAGTTTATGGGATGGTTCCAAATGGTCCTCTTGATTTGCTTCCTCTGCCAATTAACAACAAATTCAGTGGGGATGCTGAGGATATGGCAGAACACATCAAGAGTATGCATTCTCAAGTCAGGAAGAGGTCGGAAGATAATAATGCAAAGTATAAAGTAGCAGCTGATAAGCATATAAGATACATGGAGTTCAAAGAAGGGGATTTGGTGTGGATCCATCTGCGTAAAGAAAGGTTTCCAAAAGGTAAGTTTGGTAAGCTCAGTGCTAGAGCTGATGGTCCGTTTCAAGTGCTTAAGCATATGGGTGAGAATGCCTACCAGATTGCATTACCTGTAGATATGGAGGTATCAACAACCTTCAATGTTGCTGATTTGCAACCATATTACGGTGCTGGTACTGAGCAAGACTTTGACTCGAGGACGAGTCATTTTCAAGCGGGGGAGACTGATGTAGAGTCATCCATTGATACATGTGGTACTACCGTTCCAAATGCTCAAGAATTGAAGGATTATAATTTGGCAAGAGACAAGTAAAAGAGGGTCATAAAGAGACCTATCAGGTTCCAATAAAAAATAGAGCTCTTAACATGGAAAATCTTTTAGTTGGCTGTGTTTTGCTGGGAACTTGTTCTCAGTCCTTATTTCTCTTTACTATATTTAGTTCCTTAATATAGTTCAGCTGTAGAGAGGAGGAGAGCAGTTTTGGAGACATCATTTGAATGAAATAGCAGATCTGGTAACATTGTTCCAGAGTTGGTTATGTTCTTTGTTCTCTTTCTTATTCTCAAATAGGTTTATCATACATCACCATAGCTCGAATTTCTTGAGGGGTTTTGAAGGTCTCATCTCCAGCAACAAACCCTCCAAATGAATTGAACCAACTCGCTTTGAGGTAAGAGAATTGAcgatttgaaattttagggtttcaTGATTTGGGGTTTTTCTATGTGTATTCGATTGATGTGTTTAGACTTTGATTTGGCCTTAgtagtgaactagaaagttgttagaaatgttgagtagattgtgttgatgaaatttggtggtgatTAGAGGCTGGAATCCGGCCAAGTTGTAGGGTTCAAATAGCCCTCTTGGTGTAGGGAATTCATAAGTAGACTGTGAGATTGAATCGATGAAGCTAATAATCGTTAGGATTTATTGAAAATGCGGATGTTCGGATTGTGAATCATGAAAATCCACCCATTGGATTGTTTCTGTTTTCGTCCTAGGGAGTAAGGATTTATTTATTGGACTTACTAGGCGTGTTGGTTATTTAATTACTCGAGAATATGATTCTCGACTTATTTCTTCGATCATAATGTTGTTATACCTTAttgttgaactacgaatggcttgatcccttTTAAAGGGTACGTAGGGAGCCCAACCAAGGTTTTTGGTGCAGCCACAAATATTCTAGATTAGATTCTGATTGCTAGATGTGTTAATTCTTTACAAATTCTAGTTATCTAATGATGGTTGCTATATGATCATATTGTTAGATGAGTGTATGatgttaatttttatttatgtagGAATTAGTGTTAGGATCATAAGAATTTTGTCAGGTAAAGGCATGCAGGTAAACATCGAGTGTTGTGTGATCATTTGGGTTATGGGTTCGATTATCTCAGCTAGTCAGATTGATTAGCCTTGGCATTTACGAGTGAGATTCAGGGTACGGTGTTATCATTATGCGTGCGTGAGTGAGACTCAGAAGGGGGGGTACCGGAAGAGAGGGAATGAACCAGAAGCGGTATTGATATTACCAAGACgctagaagagaggggatgtacTAGCAGAGTTCCGATAAAGATTATAAAGGAGAGGACTAGTGACTTGCCGACTATCATATGGTCTCGTAGTTACTTCCCGAGTGAACGTAgttataaatgtaaatttacacGATTCAATGTTTATAGAATCTTGTATGATTGTTGTGACCCCGTCGTCTTAGTGAGTTGGGCGGTTGCGGTATAAGACGAGCTACGAGTTCTCGGGGTCCAACGAAATTAGGTAACAAACATGGCATACTCCGTCATActctttgaattatatttttgaattgtGATTGTGGAGTTGAAAGTTTGGGGAGCATGGTGACTCCTGGTGTTGAGGTTGGGTTTGAGATATTGGGAGTGTCTTTTGTGTAGGTTGGGTTGGCTACTTTCAggggagactatgccgaaaaTTTTGGTATATCTCTTTTAACAGTGGTCCCCGCACGATCTGCCTCGAAATTAGGGTATAATTTGGGGCGGGTCGTGTCGGTATTTGACCAAATAGTACAAAAACTatggttttgtatttttttagaCTATTTTATCCTCATATATCTAAATAATTATGGAAAGAGAAAGTTAGTAAGAGAAAACACTTTGTCGGAACCTCGCCGAACTTCGACCACCAATCGCCGATCGTTTGACTCTAGGCACCATTCGTCGGACTCCGATCGCCGATGTCCAACAACCGTTTGCGGGAATAAACTACTGACCTTCAGTAACCCGTAATAAATTTCGAGTCACCAGCGGTCAGAATCAGAAATTTGGTCACCACCTACTGAAATTTCAAATCCGGTCACCAATACCACTTGTAATAAGTTACTCACTCTCAGTAACTcctaataataaattattgacCCATAATAAACATCTtattaatttcaaaatatcATATAATCAATGTCTAGTGACAAAATTAATGAATTACTAACTCTAAGTAATCTTAAACATTGAATTACTGACTCTCAGGAATTAGAATAATAAATTTACTACCCCTCAGTAAAATAATTACTACCCCAcagtcaaacaaaacaaatctaGATTTTGAAAACCGGATCAGATGCTCGGCAAGGCTCCTCGAGCCGCCATCAACCTACATCAACCTACTAGCTCCGTTGTAGTCTTAGGGCGTTGTTGGCTTTGAGGTTGTGCATCGACACCAATTAGAGGATTTGTCGAAGTTGCGCAGCGGCGTCAATGCTTAGCCTAGTCCTGTTGGTGTTGAGGAAATAGCAGTGATGGATCTGGAAACGAGTATCTGAATGGGCCAAAAAATTTGAATGGgtcaatatatattaaattttgaattaaatACTAGTTAATGCATAATTATactataaataaaaaacaattttaccaTAATTATAAACAATTATAccataattataatattttgacaataatcacacataattacacaataattaaaaaaattcagtCTTGCCATGGGCTCATAGCCCCCTCTGGCCTCCATTAGGACCCTTCACTAGGAAAGAGAGTAGCGTTGGGGAGTCATGGTCGGGGTTCGTCGCCAGCGTGAAAATCTGGAATCAAAAAAGAGGTAGGAGAGAGTGGCTACCGCGGAAAACAAACCTCGTTTGCtttgttgagagagagagagagagagagagagagagagagaggcgtcATCTTCCTTGTGGCATCGGCGTCGAGGCAGTGGCCTTGCCCAAGATGGAGATTGTGAATGAGGATTAAATTCCAAAGTTGTTCAAATGGGAATGATTCTAGACTTTTGGTGGCTGTTGGGTTGTTCCTGCAGATTTTCAGATTCAGGTAATTGAAGTTTATAAAGAACAAAACCCTTCCAATCCCTAATGAAAGCAAATAACCTTCAATAAAATAAAGGATCAAAGCATACTAGAACTAGTTACTTATTCTAACGTACACTAGTGATCctttattttaaataaaacttaaatttttcGAGAAGTTAATCCTTAATTGTAAATACCGGAAAGGAAACTTGCATAAGCAAATTAAGCTGCTGCACACAACAGCTacttatttctttttctttcttctcctcGCAGACTGGTCATCAAACTTGTCAGCAAGCTGTACGTAACTACGTACCATATCAGCCGACTCGTGTGCTCACCTGTTCCGAAGTATATATAAAACGTCCTCAAAATAAACTACAACACCAGTGAATCAAAAGAACGTAACTCACGCAAATttctttaagaaaaaaaaaaaacaggactATGCACCCTCCATGCTGTCCACTATACAATATGCAGGTTATTTAAACCAAAAGTTCACAGCGGAGACAATTCCACAATTAGATTGGCAAGTAGGTTACATCtatcaaagaaaacaaaaaggaaaaaagaacatCATACTACACGATTTTTGGAGACCAACCAAACAAGCAATATATAGGTAGTTAAGGCTTTGCGAATCCCTATGAACAAACATGATTCTGTTTCATCTGAAATGGATCCAACTGTtttcaaaacataaattacttttcaAGTGTCTGATCCAAGCCTAATTGCTTGTACTGTATTCCTTCTCTTTAGAACATCAAGTCGTTTTTATGATTAAACTTTGATCACTTGATTCGTGAGGGAATGAGTTAGGATCTAACCATGTGCAAGACACTAGCTAGTCAATTAGAGATGAATCCAGGATTTAATAACAGGGTGTGCCGAGTTTGTGCGAAGtccaaaattttttttaaggactTCATAGTAGAGCAGTAATGatttcaacatggaaatgataACTTACGCCTGTTAGAACAAGATAGAAGACTGAGATTCaagtgaaaatgaaaataattatcATATGTACTTTGTGTTCACAGATAAACCTAGAAAAAAGAGTAaataaacccagaaaaacagagcaaaTGACTCAATTTTTTATAGGCAACCATAGTTAATATatacttaatttttttactctaaaaaataaaatgggCTATAGCAAACCCTACCCCACCCCTTGATCCGTCGTCGATCAGTTGGAACTATTTTGTTGACACTTGTATATTATCTTTCAAGTCATGCTTTGGATGCTACAGTTCCAAAATGT from Argentina anserina chromosome 2, drPotAnse1.1, whole genome shotgun sequence carries:
- the LOC126783974 gene encoding LOW QUALITY PROTEIN: uncharacterized protein LOC126783974 (The sequence of the model RefSeq protein was modified relative to this genomic sequence to represent the inferred CDS: inserted 2 bases in 1 codon; substituted 1 base at 1 genomic stop codon); the protein is MSKRVIKRPISCREEKSSFWRHHLNEIANLVYPSSAGIRAARLGTQNNMMVRGGHRGGRGNQRRNPRNIENEELRRQVQQLTERLQRFEARSREEDDSDSDDDIENPFHFRAPPEEPGGEGMYDRTGQFDMKVEIPELEGKIKPEEFVDWLNTVERVFDYKEMPDHRKVKLVAVKLTKKCISLGSKFVNEYTEEFDLFMICYGIDEPEEQTIARYLGELRKEIQDVVTLQAYWSYDDVYKLLVKVEKQMKQKANRTVEGFGLGHVQADCPNISFVNYTEETLSWEDSVNDDDTPIYDEYKDDDKGVTWSDKGEALVIRRSMNNSKIENHDWLHHSIFHIRCTASGKVCNVIIDGGSCENVMSQEMVDKLKLKVEKRPTSYKLAWFKKGSEVNVDKCCLISFSIGKSYQDEAWCDVVPMDACHLLLGRPWQYDRKAIHDGYKNTYTFVKDGVKVILGPSRSEAVAKSNAQGKTTFLSMAEFMEEMQMETNVYTLVPLFNDFYDVIPEELPIGLPPMRDTEHQIDFIPGSNLPNKAAYRMSPTEHHELQRQVRELVEKGLIRESMSPCVVSALLNPMKDGTLRMCVDNRAINKITIRYRFPIPRPDDLFDMLSGSKVFSKIDLRNGYHQIRVRPEDEWKTSFKTRDGLYEWLVMPFGLSNAPSTFMRLMVHILQHLIGXSVVVXFDDILVYSLNEEQHIEHLRQVLQVLREQKLYDLKKCEFLTDILVFLGYVVSKEGIKVDPSKVEANRNWPTHVNTHEVRSFHGLASFYKSFISNCSSIITPLTDLLKKGEFDWNKEDAKALS